AACATAATTCGCCCAGGTTTAACCCTACAAGCCCAGTACTCAGGCGTACCTTTTCCCTTACCTTGACGAACTTCAGCCGGCTTTTTGCTCACAGGAACATCCGGAAAAATCCGAATCCATACTCTACCTGCGCGACGCATATGACGGGTAATAGCACGTCTTGCGGCTTCAATTTGCCTGGCAGTAATCCGTGAGGGCTGAACTGCTTTCAAACCATAAGCACCAAAATTCAAGTCCGTACCCCCCTTGGCTTTTCCATGGATACGCCCCTTAAACGCTTTCCTAAATCTCGTTTTTTTGGGTGCTAACATTTTCTCTCTCTATCTCTTTGTTCTCAATTACCGATTCGCCTGAGCTGATTTAGCTTTTTGTTCCTGGGAGTGCATATCTTGTTCCATAATCTCACCCTTAAAAATCCAAACCTTAACACCACAGGTGCCATAGGTCGTAAAAGCCGTTGCAACGCCATAATCCACATCCGCTCGCAAGGTATGCAAAGGCACACGACCCTCACGATACTCTTCCTTGCGCGCAATTTCAGCACCTCCCAAGCGCCCAGAACACACAATTCGGAT
Above is a genomic segment from Pseudomonadota bacterium containing:
- the rplP gene encoding 50S ribosomal protein L16, coding for MLAPKKTRFRKAFKGRIHGKAKGGTDLNFGAYGLKAVQPSRITARQIEAARRAITRHMRRAGRVWIRIFPDVPVSKKPAEVRQGKGKGTPEYWACRVKPGRIMFELDGVAEETAREAFELASAKLPIATRFVMRQS